The Deinococcus sonorensis KR-87 genome includes a window with the following:
- a CDS encoding aldo/keto reductase — translation MEYRQLGRTGLQVSPLCLGTMNFGPQTSEQDSQQIMDRALDLGINFFDTANVYGQKLGEGVTEQIIGRWLEQNPGKRDQIVLATKVYGRMGEGPNDQRLSAYHIRKACEDSLRRLKTDHIDLYQMHHIDRRTPWEEIWQAMEQLVREGKVLYVGSSNFAGWNIAQANTLAAQRHFMGLVSEQSLYHLNARMIELEVIPACRAFGLGLIPWSPLGGGLLGGALQKAESGRRASEGVQKAIEQHRPQLEQYEQLCRDLGAEPADVALAWLLHQEVVTAPIIGPRTAEQLDGALRAVELRLDESTLKKLDEIWPGPGGQAPEAYAW, via the coding sequence ATGGAGTACCGTCAGTTGGGACGCACCGGCCTGCAGGTCAGCCCGCTGTGTCTGGGCACCATGAATTTCGGGCCGCAGACCAGCGAGCAGGACAGCCAGCAGATCATGGACCGGGCGCTGGATCTGGGCATCAACTTCTTCGACACCGCCAACGTGTACGGGCAGAAGCTGGGCGAAGGCGTGACCGAGCAGATCATCGGGCGCTGGCTGGAGCAGAACCCCGGCAAGCGCGACCAGATTGTGCTGGCCACCAAGGTCTACGGCCGGATGGGGGAGGGGCCGAACGACCAGCGGCTGTCGGCGTACCACATCCGCAAGGCCTGTGAGGACAGCCTGCGCCGGCTCAAGACCGACCACATTGACCTGTACCAGATGCATCACATTGACCGCCGCACCCCCTGGGAGGAGATCTGGCAGGCGATGGAACAGCTGGTCCGGGAAGGCAAGGTGCTGTATGTGGGCAGCAGCAACTTCGCCGGCTGGAACATCGCCCAGGCGAACACGCTGGCGGCCCAGCGGCACTTCATGGGGCTGGTGTCGGAGCAGAGTCTGTACCACCTGAACGCCCGCATGATCGAGCTGGAGGTGATTCCCGCCTGCCGCGCCTTCGGCTTGGGCCTGATTCCCTGGAGTCCGCTGGGCGGCGGGCTGCTGGGCGGCGCGCTGCAGAAGGCCGAGAGTGGCCGCCGCGCCAGCGAGGGCGTGCAGAAAGCCATCGAGCAGCACCGGCCACAGCTGGAACAGTACGAGCAGCTCTGCCGTGACCTGGGCGCCGAGCCGGCCGATGTGGCGCTCGCCTGGCTGCTGCATCAGGAGGTGGTGACCGCCCCGATCATCGGACCGCGCACCGCCGAGCAGCTGGACGGCGCGCTGCGGGCCGTGGAGCTGCGGCTGGACGAAAGCACCCTCAAGAAACTGGACGAAATCTGGCCTGGCCCCGGTGGTCAGGCGCCGGAGGCATACGCATGGTGA
- a CDS encoding M42 family metallopeptidase produces the protein MVNGPELRLDLLQQLSDLNGVPGREDAVRDFVLSQLDGLVDEVRVDPMGNVLAFRAGQGEEPRERVMISAHMDEIGFLVRYLDDQGYGRVQPLGGFDPRNLFARNVTVHTRSGPLPGILTPGGRPVHIATPEDRKKVPELREFFIDFGLEAEEVRRRVRVGDMVTLDQTARRMGSLMVGKAMDDRACVYLLLELLHNLQGRPQHDLYAVFSTQEEVGLRGAVTAAYTVQPTIGIGLDVTLAVDTPGVGPDEAVTKMGEGVGIKVFDSTMISTGWLVDQFVDLAEQRGIRYQLEVLSQGGTDGAAIQRSREGVPTLTLSLPTRYIHSVVESVHVRDLDATLALLLAYLQPGA, from the coding sequence ATGGTGAACGGACCGGAACTCAGGCTGGACCTGTTGCAGCAGCTCTCGGACCTGAACGGGGTGCCGGGCCGCGAGGACGCGGTGCGCGACTTCGTGCTCTCGCAGCTGGACGGGCTGGTGGACGAGGTGCGCGTGGACCCGATGGGCAACGTGCTCGCGTTCCGGGCTGGCCAGGGCGAGGAGCCGCGCGAGCGGGTGATGATCAGCGCCCACATGGACGAGATCGGGTTCCTGGTGCGCTACCTCGACGATCAAGGCTATGGCCGGGTGCAGCCGCTGGGCGGCTTCGATCCCCGTAACCTGTTCGCCCGCAACGTCACGGTGCACACCCGCAGCGGACCGCTGCCGGGCATCCTGACGCCGGGGGGCCGCCCGGTGCACATCGCGACCCCTGAGGACCGCAAGAAGGTGCCGGAGCTGCGCGAATTCTTCATCGACTTCGGCCTGGAGGCGGAAGAGGTGCGGCGGCGCGTGCGGGTGGGCGACATGGTGACGCTGGACCAGACCGCCCGCCGGATGGGCAGCCTGATGGTCGGCAAGGCGATGGACGACCGCGCCTGCGTGTACCTGCTGCTGGAACTGCTGCACAACCTGCAGGGCCGCCCGCAGCACGACCTGTACGCGGTGTTCAGCACCCAGGAGGAGGTGGGGCTGCGCGGGGCGGTCACGGCGGCCTATACCGTGCAGCCCACCATAGGCATCGGCCTGGACGTGACGTTGGCGGTGGATACCCCCGGTGTCGGTCCGGACGAGGCCGTGACGAAGATGGGCGAGGGCGTGGGCATCAAGGTCTTCGACAGCACCATGATCAGCACCGGCTGGCTGGTGGACCAGTTCGTGGACCTGGCCGAGCAGCGGGGCATCCGCTATCAGCTGGAGGTGCTGTCGCAGGGCGGCACCGACGGCGCGGCCATCCAGCGCAGCCGCGAGGGTGTGCCCACGCTGACGCTCAGCCTGCCGACCCGCTATATCCACAGTGTGGTGGAATCGGTGCACGTGCGCGACCTGGACGCGACGCTGGCGCTGCTGCTGGCCTACCTGCAACCGGGAGCCTGA
- a CDS encoding helix-turn-helix transcriptional regulator: MTMHHTPTPPLAGLIEARMRQLNCATAEEFAQEADVSRYAVEALLRGHDAMGIEYTPSLHALVNLSHALRTPAHELLYMLCPDALSATVWTADA; this comes from the coding sequence ATGACCATGCATCACACTCCTACACCGCCACTGGCTGGTCTGATCGAAGCCCGGATGCGTCAGCTGAACTGCGCCACCGCCGAGGAATTTGCCCAGGAGGCGGACGTGAGCCGCTACGCCGTCGAGGCGCTGCTGCGCGGCCACGACGCGATGGGGATCGAGTACACGCCCAGCCTGCATGCGCTGGTCAACCTGTCGCACGCGCTGCGGACGCCTGCCCACGAACTGCTGTACATGCTGTGCCCGGACGCGCTGAGCGCCACCGTCTGGACCGCTGACGCCTGA
- the hemB gene encoding porphobilinogen synthase translates to MLTERPRRSRRTDALRALTREVRLSPEQFIHPMFVHEGEGEQPITTMPGVSRHDLPGAVAQARLAQSLGIRSVILFGIPDHKDPDGSQAYAEHGIIQRAARAIKDACPQLTVIADTCLCEYTDHGHCGPLCQTGTGEWTVDNDAALTLLAQTAVSQARAGADVIAPSAAMDGMVEAIRTALDDAGFSHVPVMSYAVKYASGYYGPFREAAGSTPSQGDRASYQMDPAGGYREALREARLDVEQGADYLMVKPGLPYLDVLRVVRDSFDLPLIAYNVSGEYAMVKAAVQAGMLDERRTVLETLVAFRRAGADAIITYHALDAARWLRGE, encoded by the coding sequence ATGTTGACCGAGCGTCCCCGCCGTTCCCGCCGCACTGACGCGCTGCGCGCCCTGACGCGCGAGGTGCGCCTGTCCCCAGAGCAGTTCATTCACCCGATGTTCGTCCACGAGGGCGAAGGCGAGCAGCCGATCACCACCATGCCGGGCGTGTCGCGCCATGACCTGCCGGGCGCGGTGGCGCAGGCGCGCTTGGCCCAGTCGCTGGGCATCCGGAGCGTGATTCTGTTCGGGATTCCGGACCACAAAGACCCGGACGGCAGCCAGGCCTACGCTGAGCACGGCATCATCCAGCGCGCGGCGCGGGCCATCAAGGACGCCTGCCCGCAGCTGACCGTGATCGCCGACACCTGCCTGTGCGAGTACACCGACCACGGCCACTGCGGCCCGCTGTGCCAGACCGGCACAGGCGAGTGGACGGTGGACAACGACGCCGCGCTGACGCTGCTGGCCCAGACGGCCGTGTCGCAGGCCCGCGCGGGTGCGGACGTGATCGCGCCCAGCGCCGCCATGGACGGCATGGTGGAGGCCATCCGCACCGCACTGGACGACGCTGGCTTCAGCCACGTGCCGGTGATGAGCTACGCCGTGAAGTACGCCAGCGGCTACTACGGCCCCTTCCGTGAGGCGGCCGGCAGCACTCCCAGCCAGGGCGACCGGGCCAGCTACCAGATGGACCCGGCCGGCGGCTACCGGGAGGCGCTGCGTGAGGCGCGGCTGGACGTGGAGCAGGGTGCCGACTACCTGATGGTGAAGCCGGGCCTGCCCTACCTGGACGTGTTGCGGGTGGTGCGTGACAGTTTTGACCTGCCGCTGATCGCCTACAACGTGTCGGGCGAGTACGCGATGGTCAAGGCGGCGGTCCAGGCGGGCATGCTGGACGAGCGCCGCACCGTGCTGGAAACGCTGGTGGCCTTCCGGCGGGCCGGAGCGGACGCCATCATCACCTATCACGCGCTGGACGCCGCCCGCTGGCTGCGGGGGGAGTAA
- a CDS encoding isoprenyl transferase yields the protein MAAPRPSSAPVQLARGVYQLRNLVAKPVYWWYERRLRRKVRTGGKLPQHLGLILDGNRRFAKAAGVQREIGYEFGIDKAHEVLQWCLELGIPAVTIWVLSTDNVKRDPAEVAHLMKLFDREARNLARDPRIHGNRVRVRAIGQHGGFPDHVLDALKELEQATASYQGMQLNIAVGYGGREEIVDAVKVYLQHQAEQGATLEQAAEGLGPDDISARTYTAGLPEVDFIIRTSGEIRMSGFMLWQSVYSEFYFCDVYWPGFRWVDFLRALRDYQGRKRRFGK from the coding sequence ATGGCTGCTCCTCGACCTTCCTCCGCTCCGGTCCAGCTGGCCCGTGGGGTCTACCAGCTGCGCAATCTGGTGGCCAAGCCGGTGTACTGGTGGTATGAACGTCGGTTGCGGCGCAAGGTGCGGACCGGGGGCAAGCTGCCGCAGCACCTGGGGCTGATTCTGGACGGCAACCGGCGCTTTGCAAAGGCGGCGGGAGTGCAGCGCGAGATCGGCTACGAGTTCGGCATTGACAAGGCGCACGAGGTGCTGCAGTGGTGCCTGGAACTGGGCATTCCGGCTGTCACCATCTGGGTGCTGTCCACCGACAACGTCAAGCGGGATCCGGCCGAGGTGGCGCACCTGATGAAGCTGTTCGACCGTGAGGCGCGCAACCTGGCGCGCGATCCGCGCATCCACGGCAACCGGGTGCGGGTGCGGGCCATCGGGCAGCACGGCGGCTTCCCCGACCACGTGCTGGACGCGCTGAAGGAGCTGGAGCAGGCCACCGCCAGCTACCAGGGCATGCAGCTGAATATTGCGGTGGGCTACGGCGGGCGCGAGGAGATCGTGGACGCCGTCAAGGTGTACCTGCAGCATCAGGCGGAGCAGGGCGCCACGCTGGAGCAGGCTGCCGAAGGGCTGGGGCCGGACGACATCAGCGCCCGCACCTATACCGCCGGGCTGCCGGAGGTGGACTTCATCATCCGCACCAGCGGCGAGATCCGCATGAGCGGCTTCATGCTGTGGCAGAGCGTGTATTCCGAGTTCTACTTCTGTGACGTGTACTGGCCGGGCTTCCGGTGGGTGGACTTCCTGCGGGCGCTGCGCGACTACCAGGGACGCAAGCGCCGCTTCGGCAAGTAA